Proteins encoded within one genomic window of Eurosta solidaginis isolate ZX-2024a chromosome 1, ASM4086904v1, whole genome shotgun sequence:
- the sra gene encoding retrovirus-related Gag polyprotein from transposon HMS-Beagle isoform X1 produces MSNPNNLIRPSMLGANPPAAPPAPPSANNQISPDLANMIKSMISLAIEASVPNIVQSVLNNTTNPIITDQTIDAQFQNNMSEMDKIPDVVRSLREFSGNASEFSSWKKSVERILRIYEPSKGTPRYFGILNVIRNKIIGKADIALESYNTPLDWTAISRCLTTHYADKRDICTLEYQMTCLIQGRMSINEFYQKVYGHLSLLLNKIGCMEIGEEAVHLLTENYRAKALDTFVRGLSGDLPRLLGIKEPKSLPEALHLCLKLENQNFRAYHANNQMSNSRQQSFNSPNPRQQHFTVKYPQPQSYQQLQPQSRFYPELAHLPQPISNPIPQNYHQQNLNPPNYQLYANQNPNQVNRYQPQNPFNQQHHAPPRPPKPPQPMDVDESVRTRAVNYMNRPKAQEMGKRPPNTSMINHPPIKVQRNFHINTDGATDSQHYHNQHYHDQYYQDQYYEDLNDHNQNTTFNNEKEEPQDLSDVHFLD; encoded by the coding sequence atgtcaaacccaaacaatttgattagaccctcaatgcttggagctaaccctcctgctgcaccaccagcaccgccaagcgctaataaccaaatttcaccagacttggccaatatgataaaaagcatgatatccctagccatagaggcaagcgtgcctaatatagtacagagtgtccttaacaacacaacaaatcccatcataactgatcaaactatagacgcccaattccaaaataatatgagtgaaatggataagattccagatgttgtacgttcattaagagaattctcaggaaatgcctcagagtttagctcctggaaaaagagtgttgaaagaattttgagaatttatgaaccctcaaagggcacacctagatatttcggcattttgaatgttattaggaataagataattggaaaggcagacatagctttagaatcgtacaacacccctttagattggacagcaatttcccgctgtctaactacccactacgccgacaaacgagacatatgcactttagagtaccaaatgacatgtctcatacaaggacgaatgtccattaatgagttctaccagaaggtatacggacacctatcactacttttaaataaaataggctgTATGGAGATAGGTGAAGAAGCAGTTCACCTGTTAACTGAGAATTACCGAGCTAAGGCCCTCGACACCTTCGTCAGAGGACTTTCGGGCGATCTCCCCAGGTTACTTGGCATAAAGGAACCAAAGAGTTTGCCAGAAGCCTTACACCTTTGCCTGAAGCTCGAAAACCAAAACTTCAGGGCATACCACGCGAACAACCAGATGTCTAACTCCCGTCAACAAAGCTTTAATTCTCCGAATCCACGACAGCAGCACTTCACGGTAAAATACCCCCAGCCGCAATCTTACCAACAACTCCAACCACAATCAAGGTTTTATCCCGAACTAGCACACCTACCTCAACCCATATCAAATCCCATtccacaaaactatcatcaacaaaatttgaatcctcccaactatcagctatacgccaaccaaaacccaaaccaggtaaatagataccaaccacaaaacccttttaaccaacaacaccacgctcctccaagaccacctaaaccacctcaacccatggacgtagacgaaagcgtcaggacaagagcggtaaattatatgaaccgccctaaagctcaagaaatgggcaaacggccacctaatacatcaatgataaaccatccccctatcaaagttcaaaggaactttcacataaacaccgacggagcgacggatagccaacactaccataaccaacactaccatgaccaatactaccaagaccaatactacgaagatctaaacgaccacaatcagaacacaacctttaacaacgaaaaggaagaaccgcaggatctgagtgatgtacattttttagattga